The genomic window TAGTATTGCCACTGCTGACTTATTGAGTACAACCTTGGTGATTCTGACCCTGGGTAGTTACCAACAAAAACGGCCATGGCAGACCTGGTGCTGGCAAGCTTTAGCCCTGTTAACTCGAGAAACAACCCTGTTAGTCTGGTTCGCTTTGGTGATGACCAGTGGGCTAAAACGCCGCAAACTGGACTTGGTTTTTGCACCTCTAGCATTAGTGCCATGGGGATTATGGAATTTTTATCTGCGTTGGCGGTTAGGCCCGGCCTGGGATAGTCAGAGCTTGGGAACACATTTTAGCTGGCCCTTGACTGGAATTATCGCCAAAGTTCAACAGCTAATCACAACCCCCATGAGTTTGACCCAAGGGTTGGATCTAATTGTCTTCTTGGTGCAAATTGCAGTTGTGATTGGGATTGGTTTAGCAGTCAGGCAGGCCTGGGGTAAGCAACCAGAAATTGTTTTGGCAGGTGGGCTGTATAGCTTGATGTTTATCTTGGCCAAGTTGCAAATTCTGAATTTATTTACAGATTATAGTCGGGTCTTTTTGGATTTATACTTGTTTTTACTTCTTTTGTGGCCTTACCATCCAGTCCGCTATCGAATTGTTATTTTTAGCCTTCTGGGCCTGGTTAGTGTTGCTTATTTGCTTGGGTTTGCCACAGAACCAGTTTAGTGAACAATGCCGGAGTGAGTAATTTGAAATTATCCGTGATCGTCCCCTGTTATAACGAAGCTGCCACCATTCGCCAAGTCATTGATGCTATTCATAATTCCCCCATTGTTGATCAAGAAATTATTGTCGTTGATGACTGCTCTAGTGATGGGACACAAGAGATTCTCAGACAGGATATTGAACCCTTAGTCTCACAAGTAATTTATCACCCCCGGAATTTGGGTAAAGGAGCCGCTCTCAGAACTGGCCTGGGGCAGATGACCGGGGATATTGCCATTATTCAAGATGCGGATTTGGAATATTCTCCCCAGGACTATCCGCTGATGCTGGAACCCATTTTACAAGGACGGGCCGATGTAGTGTATGGTTCACGATTTCAAGGGGCTGCACCGCATCGGGTGGTTTATTATTGGCATCGTGTTGGGAATGGGTTTTTAACCACACTTTCCAATATGTTTACTAACATTAACTTAACGGATATGGAAACCTGCTATAAGGCCTTTCGGAAAGAGATCATTCAGCAAATTCGGATTGAAGAAAATCGGTTTGGCTTTGAGCCAGAAATTACAGCAAAAGTCGCCAAACTCAATTGTCGTATTTATGAAGTGGGGATTTCCTATTACGGCAGGAGCTATAAAGAAGGTAAAAAAATTAATTGGCAAGATGGTGTCTGGGCAATTATCTGCATTCTCAAGTACAACCTGTTTCGTTAAAAAGC from Pseudocalidococcus azoricus BACA0444 includes these protein-coding regions:
- a CDS encoding AZOBR_p60025 family cell surface glycopolymer formation protein; amino-acid sequence: MINNLSGPIGRHVLYPLLASGLGLVIALILGLGKFDGNVTGFFRIGDVIPVSPYLSAQSVFIHQGKTGHDGQQFLTIALDPGLGNPQTLKSLDVPAYRYRRIFYPFLGWLLGLGQSGWIPYTLVLVNILCFGVSVWGLGKLLPQQPSSLPLLFLTIPGLWISFSIATADLLSTTLVILTLGSYQQKRPWQTWCWQALALLTRETTLLVWFALVMTSGLKRRKLDLVFAPLALVPWGLWNFYLRWRLGPAWDSQSLGTHFSWPLTGIIAKVQQLITTPMSLTQGLDLIVFLVQIAVVIGIGLAVRQAWGKQPEIVLAGGLYSLMFILAKLQILNLFTDYSRVFLDLYLFLLLLWPYHPVRYRIVIFSLLGLVSVAYLLGFATEPV
- a CDS encoding glycosyltransferase family 2 protein, whose product is MKLSVIVPCYNEAATIRQVIDAIHNSPIVDQEIIVVDDCSSDGTQEILRQDIEPLVSQVIYHPRNLGKGAALRTGLGQMTGDIAIIQDADLEYSPQDYPLMLEPILQGRADVVYGSRFQGAAPHRVVYYWHRVGNGFLTTLSNMFTNINLTDMETCYKAFRKEIIQQIRIEENRFGFEPEITAKVAKLNCRIYEVGISYYGRSYKEGKKINWQDGVWAIICILKYNLFR